TTCGACAATTGATTTTTGAAGTGTGGAATTTGCAGTTGGAGGGCTACTTAATGCAACATGTGGGAATGCCACAGAGCTGATAATTGCATTATTTGCTCTTTACCAAGGGAAAATCCATGTGGTGAAATACTCTCTTTTTGGCTCTATCCTCTCAAACCTCCTCCTTGTTCTTGGCTCCTCTCTCTTCTGTGGAGGATTGGCAAACCTCAAAAAGGAACAAAGATTTGACAAAGTAAGATAACCCGTCTCTAAAATTACTACTTATAATTTCACGGTAGCGATTTTCACACtcgtttttttctttgtttgttatgCGAACgtacaaaattaccctttcATCGGTTTACTTTTTACGCCTCAAAAGATAATGTTTACTTTTTACGCCTCAAAAGATAATGTGGTCAATTCATATCATTTTACGCCTCAAAAGATAATGTGGTCAATTCATATCATATGAATAAGAACCCAAAAATTAAGTACAAATGGTAAGAAAAGGAGTGTGAAAACGGATTTCCAACcccccctccttttttttttcaaactaggGTTTCCCTTTTATAATAATTTGATGggtattcttttgttttttgttttttaattttaacaGAAGCAGAGTGATGTGAACATGCTCCTTCTATTGCTTGGGTTGCTTTGCCTGCTGCTGCCATTGATGTTCAGATATGCTGTTGAACCGGGCTCGCTAGCGGCCGGTTCAATTCTTCACTTGTCCAGAGCAAGCAGCATAATGATGCTTCTTGCATACTTTGCCTATCTCTTCTTCCAACTGAAAACCCACAGGCAATTGTTTGAAACCAATGAGGTAATGGTCCAATCCACTTGGAAAATATGCTCAGAATcggaaaattgaaaaatatgttcAGAATTTGGAAATTTAGAAAATATGTTTTTCAGAATCTTCATATTGCAGTGCGACATCACTATATTCAATCTGGTGGAGTACTGTGACTGTTAGCTTgatcactaacaaaaacaatacTGTCAGCGTAGCTTTCCGGGCACTTCTTTTGAATAGATTTTGGGTTAGTAAAATGTCATGCAAATataaaagctaaacaaaatttCTGTTAAATGTGGTCAttcattttcaaaccaaaaatcaaaaagatgAATCTTGATTTGAAAAAACATATTAGTACCGCATATGCATTTTCCCTTGATGAAAACAAGGTCACCTAAGTGCTAAAACTGAATGATTTCTGGTGGGGAATGGGCAGGAGGCGGATGACAGTGATGATGGGCTGATTTCTGAAGAGAAGGCTGTGATTGGATTTTGGAGTGCATTTGTTTGGTTGGCTGGCATGACTGTTGTCATTGCTTTGTTATCTGAGTACATTGTGGATACTATTGAGGTATCTATCTTTTTATAAAAGCATTCATAATCTTCTTAAATCTTCCTCATAAACAGGCATATTCTTAAAATATTCCTCGTAAATCTGGACCATTAGATTGCTGAACGGACGGCTCAGAGGGTGCACAGCATCACCCCGATTCATTAGTTAGTCGTAAAACTGGCCATAAAGCATTCATTCTTAATGGAAATTATTGTCTTCTGAAATAGGCTACTTCAGATTCATGGGGAATTTCAGTTAGCTTTATAAGTGTAATATTGCTACCAATAGTGGGGAATGCCGCAGAACATGCTGGATCAATCATATTTGCTTTCAAGAACAAGTTGGTATGACAcaacatatatatgtactcatTGACCTATTATTATTGTTAATCTTAATTAGAAGATTTAATTATCCCTTTGAATTTTTGgtaattaattttgtatttcaCGCAGGATATAACATTGGGTGTTGCTCTGGGCTCTGCAGCTCAGATTTCAATGTTTGTGGTGAGATTTCaaattaataaacaaaaccCCAAGAGAAATTGATCATTTAGTTCCACCCACAAATTTTAAGTGGTCTTAATCATTTAATTTCAGGTTCCCTTGTGTGTGATTGTTGCATGGATACTGGGTGTCCATATGGATCTTGACTTCAGCCTCCTAGAGACTGGTTCCCTGGGTTTTTCAATTATCCTCACAGCCTTCACTCTCCAGGTTTTTATTTACTCTTCTCCAGGTTGAATTGTATTAACGAGATTACGCTAGATTGCTAGTCGTTGCCTAATAACGCAACACACGCTAGGAAAACCATACTCTATACCGAACGCAATTGAAATGTATCTCTACATATAACTGAAAACTAAAATCAagattttctgatttttgcaGGATGGAACCTCACATTACATGAAAGGGATTGTTCTGTGTCTTTGTTATGCAGTTATTGGCGCGTGCTTTTTTGTCCACCAAATTGTACTTGGTAAGTGCATGCATATAGCAAATTTCGAAACAGCATAGTCCAAAAGCTTTTTTAACAGAAGACGGCATTACTTGAAGATTTCCAAGCTGTTAATAACTTATTTGTGTTCTCTGTCTTTTCATGGCAGATCAAAATGTTGCCTCTGGAGCTTTTGCCGCTTAATCGGCTACTTCTTCCTTATTGATTCCCGGTTAAATATTATCCAGTGCGGTATGGTCATTCGTTCATTCAATTAGGCGTCTCGATTCCGGAGACTAACACAAGGAATTGTTGATTTGTATGTTGAGGACTTGTGGTGCATGGAATTCAAAAGCAGCGGATAAGGAGATGAACTCCCCTTGATTTGTACTTGGGTTTTGGTTGGTGGTATTGGCAATAAAATGTAATGGCATTGGAGATATGTACTCATAGCCTGTGTTGAGGTACATGCCATTACTTCATCTGTTTGTAATAATTTGATCAGAAATAAACAAAGCTGatcattttggatttgaattttttttttcccgctaGCTCGGCTATTCTCAAACatctttatttttggaaaattatctttttttgtcTGGTGAGAGTTGGACAAGTGGTAGATGTGAAAGAAATATTATGAAGAAGGTAAGAGAATCTGCATTCCAAAAGTATGTATAGGTGCTTCTAGTACTTCTGTAACCTCACGAGTTGGCTAGCTGGCTGGTAGCATTATGAAAAGAAAGAATCCCCATACAACTCGGGACACAACTGCATGTATCCGGAGCCGTTCAATATACCGTAGGTGTGGTACCGTAGGTGTGGTGGCCATGTGCATCCAACGACTCTGGTCTAGCATTGCTCATTACACTAATAATACCTTTGGttgagaaattatttttcatgttgCTTAATGTGACAGATATATAACTAACTAGGTTTTCAAGCATATGGAGAATGTTTCGTTAGATGTCACAGCTGCAAAGACAAACTGAAACAAGGTGTCGGACAGTTGATCGATCCCATATGCATGGACCATTGACATTCTTATCTTcacattgaaaaatatatacttcAATTTGGATATTCAAGTGGTCATATATATAGTACGAAATTATATAATGCTTCAGTTGCAAAATGTCAACACAGCTCATGAATAATATGATTCAAGTTGTTGTATAAATACTTGGATTTATTCATTCCAGAGTGGTGATTAATTTCTCAAATTGCCAGTTTTAAAGTGGAAATGCCAGCACTGAGCTGACTAGAGTGTTTTCCAAACTAGTAACTACCCAATTGCCTCAATTTGCATAATGTAAACATTCTCGAGAGGAATAAGGAGGTGATCTCGCCTCTCTGTGATTCTAACGTGGTCAACGGGTATAGGACAATAAGGGTGTGAAacaagagagaagaaatattgTATTGAGTTCAATAATAAACTGTACAATGAGGTTTCTATTTATATAAGGTGAGAAGCCTAActatgaaaagaaaatcaacccaattacaatcaaatcataaTCAATTACAATAATAAGAGATCAAAAGAATTATATAAAATCATAATCGTATTCATATCATATCTGCATGATATGATTACGATGTTATATGTTTTGATATTCTAACATCCTTCTCAAAGAAATCTATCGCCTATTGGTTTTAAGTTGGAACtcttcaagaaatc
The sequence above is a segment of the Rhododendron vialii isolate Sample 1 chromosome 13a, ASM3025357v1 genome. Coding sequences within it:
- the LOC131314314 gene encoding vacuolar cation/proton exchanger 3-like, giving the protein MGSLEHLDLENGELLKKGKEENLAVGRTAQNISASLVRKKSDPMLVSKVRFQMVRVFLANIQEVILGTKLCLLFPAIPLAILAECYEFGRPWVFALSLMGLTPLAERVSFLTEQIAYYTGPTVGGLLNATCGNATELIIALFALYQGKIHVVKYSLFGSILSNLLLVLGSSLFCGGLANLKKEQRFDKKQSDVNMLLLLLGLLCLLLPLMFRYAVEPGSLAAGSILHLSRASSIMMLLAYFAYLFFQLKTHRQLFETNEEADDSDDGLISEEKAVIGFWSAFVWLAGMTVVIALLSEYIVDTIEATSDSWGISVSFISVILLPIVGNAAEHAGSIIFAFKNKLDITLGVALGSAAQISMFVVPLCVIVAWILGVHMDLDFSLLETGSLGFSIILTAFTLQDGTSHYMKGIVLCLCYAVIGACFFVHQIVLDQNVASGAFAA